The stretch of DNA AAGGAATAAATATAATCGGAGAAAGCCCTACCATTAAACAATTGCTTGAAGTTGCCAGCAGAGCAGCAAATTCTGAGCTGCCAATCCTTATTCAAGGTGAAACTGGAACGGGAAAGGAATTATTAGCGAAATATATTCATTCTGTCAGTCCGCGAAACTCTAAACCAATCGTAACATTGAACTGTGCCTCCTTTCCAGACACGTTATTCGAAAGTGAATTATTCGGTCATGAAAAAGGTTCATTCACAGATGCAAAAAATACAAAACTTGGTCTTGTAGAAATTGCCAATGGCGGAAGTCTATTTTTGGATGAAATCGGCGAGCTTTCTCTTCAAATCCAACCTAAGCTTTTAAGATTTCTTGAAACAGGCGAATTTCGTCGTATTGGAAGTTTGAGTACTCGTAAATCGGATGTGAGAATAATTGCAGCAACAAATAAAAACCTCGAAGAAGAGGCGCAGGAGAAAAAATTTCGGCAGGACCTTCTGTTTAGATTGAATGTGATAACTTTGGTTGCCCCCCCCTTGCGTAATCGGAAAGATGATATAATTCCTCTCGCTAATTTTTTCTTAAAGCTGAAATCAAAATCTAAGTCTATAAAATTATTATCAGAGGAGGCTGAAAACTTTCTGTTAACACATCAATTTCCAGGCAACATAAGAGAACTGGAACATTTAATTGAGCGCAGTCTAATCTTCAGTGATGGTGAAACAATTTTCCCAAAACACTTTAATTATAATTATCTGCCTGCTGCTGAAAGTAACGGTTCGACTATTAAAGAGAGTGAAATCTTTGATAAACCCCTTTCTGAATACTCATCGGAACAGATTGAAAAGATTCACATTGAAGCAGTACTCAAGGAGAATAATTGGGATCGTGATAAATCAGCGAACAAGCTCGGAATCAGCAAGAAAACCTTATACTCAAAGATCAAAAAATATAATATTGAGTGAGCATAAAGGAAAAACTTGAACCTAAATAGTAAATTTTTCCCCGACCTAATAAAAACATTTTCTTCCGCAGGTTTTGGTATTTGCATTGTCGACACAAAATTCAATATTAAATGGGCTAATGATGTTCTTACATTTTGGTACGGTAAAGA from Ignavibacteria bacterium encodes:
- a CDS encoding sigma-54-dependent Fis family transcriptional regulator, producing the protein MASIKRGFILICDDDIKIANSIQEELSTSEYECHTVNAGDDAIEKLKASPYDILLLDLDIPRVPGIEVLKFASSNTPFTQVIMLTGSADVNTAVQCMKLGAYDYINKPFRMDELLQIVEKSIEKKNLLTNITILSKEIEQRQGINIIGESPTIKQLLEVASRAANSELPILIQGETGTGKELLAKYIHSVSPRNSKPIVTLNCASFPDTLFESELFGHEKGSFTDAKNTKLGLVEIANGGSLFLDEIGELSLQIQPKLLRFLETGEFRRIGSLSTRKSDVRIIAATNKNLEEEAQEKKFRQDLLFRLNVITLVAPPLRNRKDDIIPLANFFLKLKSKSKSIKLLSEEAENFLLTHQFPGNIRELEHLIERSLIFSDGETIFPKHFNYNYLPAAESNGSTIKESEIFDKPLSEYSSEQIEKIHIEAVLKENNWDRDKSANKLGISKKTLYSKIKKYNIE